One Paraburkholderia sp. IMGN_8 DNA window includes the following coding sequences:
- a CDS encoding AbrB/MazE/SpoVT family DNA-binding domain-containing protein, which translates to MAESRLTTKGRTTVPAEVRKALGAKPGTPLVWHVMSDGKVLVRAKSKSILELAGTVESPVQGVTIEDMKAWRR; encoded by the coding sequence ATGGCTGAATCGCGACTGACAACCAAAGGCCGCACCACCGTGCCGGCAGAGGTCAGGAAAGCGCTAGGCGCGAAGCCGGGCACCCCGCTGGTGTGGCATGTCATGTCCGATGGAAAAGTCCTGGTACGAGCAAAATCGAAGTCGATTCTGGAGCTGGCGGGAACTGTGGAATCTCCGGTCCAGGGGGTGACCATCGAGGACATGAAAGCGTGGCGACGTTAA
- a CDS encoding cupin domain-containing protein has translation METTSPRAKVGRVVRGSASYMSQQGSVHAPGISKETVGSEVLYMGVVSVPPGGRTSAHIHEHHDTAHYMLSGDEIEFYTGEELEDRQVVRPGDYIFTPAGVVHVAVNRSPTPAVFVVARNEPTERECVVMRPELDARVP, from the coding sequence ATGGAAACAACCTCACCGAGGGCGAAAGTGGGTCGTGTTGTTCGTGGTAGTGCCAGCTACATGTCCCAGCAGGGCTCCGTGCATGCGCCCGGTATCAGCAAGGAGACGGTGGGGTCCGAGGTCCTCTACATGGGCGTGGTGTCCGTGCCGCCCGGAGGCAGAACCAGCGCTCACATTCACGAACACCATGACACCGCGCATTACATGCTAAGCGGCGACGAAATCGAGTTCTATACGGGCGAGGAACTGGAAGACCGGCAGGTGGTGCGCCCCGGTGATTACATCTTCACCCCGGCGGGCGTGGTCCATGTCGCCGTCAACCGCAGCCCGACCCCCGCCGTCTTCGTCGTCGCCCGCAATGAGCCGACGGAGCGGGAATGCGTGGTCATGCGTCCGGAACTCGACGCCAGGGTGCCGTGA
- a CDS encoding PRC-barrel domain-containing protein: MTTPDPRMHPSGTGAKIVGSAGGAGPGPEVMAATTLNGDKVMSSDGEHVGKIADIMLDVRSGRIAYAVLSTGGFLGIGDTLHAIPWSALTLDAIDRCFVVDIPAQRLKDEPGFDKDHWPSMADEKWGTTVHHYYNREPYWTATRDISEGRETDI, translated from the coding sequence ATGACTACGCCCGACCCGCGAATGCACCCGTCCGGTACCGGCGCGAAAATCGTTGGCAGCGCCGGTGGCGCGGGGCCCGGACCGGAGGTGATGGCAGCGACCACGCTCAATGGCGACAAGGTCATGTCATCCGACGGCGAACACGTGGGCAAGATAGCTGACATCATGCTGGACGTGCGAAGCGGACGGATTGCCTATGCCGTCCTCTCGACCGGGGGATTCCTCGGCATCGGCGATACGCTGCACGCCATCCCGTGGAGCGCGCTGACACTGGATGCAATCGACCGGTGTTTCGTCGTGGACATCCCGGCCCAGCGACTCAAGGATGAGCCCGGGTTCGACAAGGACCACTGGCCTTCGATGGCGGACGAAAAGTGGGGCACCACGGTCCATCACTATTACAACCGCGAACCCTACTGGACCGCTACCCGTGACATCAGCGAAGGACGCGAGACCGACATCTAG